From a single Fusobacterium pseudoperiodonticum genomic region:
- a CDS encoding DUF3592 domain-containing protein, translating to MIELLTSGAMSNRMLLLMFTVFFSIFPVMFLIFGIMMRRGQQNNISSYDGEVKGEIIEVLNSEKSAMFATYPIYQYEVNKHKYIVKPNFIFFNSSLDKKYHDSENVTCITYLNKHGGNTRTKYKVGESIIIKYDIDNPKNHEILNDKDKKFAYNSRRIAALLLIIFPLIFLIASFFIKGQAVFTPAN from the coding sequence ATGATAGAATTATTGACATCAGGTGCTATGAGTAATAGAATGTTACTTTTAATGTTTACAGTATTTTTTTCTATCTTTCCAGTTATGTTTTTAATATTTGGAATTATGATGCGAAGAGGACAACAAAATAATATTAGTAGTTATGATGGTGAAGTTAAAGGAGAGATAATAGAGGTTTTAAACTCTGAAAAAAGTGCAATGTTTGCTACTTATCCTATATATCAATATGAAGTAAATAAACATAAGTATATTGTTAAACCTAATTTTATATTTTTTAATTCTAGTTTAGATAAAAAATATCATGATAGTGAAAATGTAACTTGTATTACATATCTAAATAAACATGGCGGAAATACTAGAACAAAATATAAGGTTGGAGAAAGTATAATAATAAAATATGATATTGATAATCCTAAAAATCATGAAATTCTAAATGATAAAGACAAAAAATTTGCATATAATAGTAGAAGAATTGCTGCACTTCTTCTTATTATTTTTCCTCTTATTTTCCTTATTGCTTCATTTTTTATTAAAGGACAAGCAGTTTTTACACCAGCAAATTAA